GCGGTGCCGTCCGACCTGCACAGCGACCCGGGCTATATGTTCGCCAGCATCCAGACGTTGCGCCGCGATGAGAAGATCGCCGAGGCCGGACGCCTGATGCTGACCGTCCCGCGCGACCCCAACCGGCTGCACAATCTCGACGAATGGTGGATCGAGCGGCGGCTGCTGGCGCGCAAGCTGATCGATATCGGCGACTATCGGCTGGCCTATCTGGTCGCCCGCAACGCCGCGACGCCGACGCGCGAAGTCTACAAGACCGAGCATGAATTCACCGCGGGATGGATCGCGCTGCGGTTGCTCAAGGACCCGGCGACCGCCGCCCAGCATTTCGCCCGGATCGGCACCGACACCACCAATCCGACCGCGCTGGCGCGCGCCGGCTATTGGCAGGGCCGGGCCGCGGAGGCGATGGGCCGGACGCAGGATGCGCGTGCGGCCTACTCGGCGGCGGCCGCCCAATCGACCAGCTATTACGGGCAATTGGCGCGCGCCAAGCTCGGCCTGCCGCAGCTCGACCTCAACGGCGCACCGTCGAGCCATGGGCGCGGCGTCGAGCGCCTCGAAGTCGTGCGCGCGGTGCAATTGCTCTACGCCATCGGTGAAGGCGACGTCGCGATCCCGATTTTCGCCGATGTCGGCGAGAACGGCGACACCGACGCCCTGCTCGGCCTGTCCGAACTCGCGGCCCGCAACAACGATGCGCGCGCGATGCTGCTGGTCGGCAAGGCGGCGCTCAACCGCGGCCTGCCGTTCGATCACTACGCCTATCCGATGGTGGGCATTCCGCAGTTCAAGCAGTTCGGCCCGGAGGTCGAGCGCAGCATCGTCTACGCGATCGCGCGCCAGGAAAGCGGCTTCAATCCGGCCGTGGTGTCGCCGGCGCAGGCCTATGGCCTGATGCAGGTGACGCCCGACGCGGCGAAGTATGTCTGTCGCCGTCACGGCTGCACCTACGACGCCAGGCGATTGAAGGACGATTCGGTCTACAACGCCGCGCTCGGCGCGGCCGAGCTGGGCGGACTGATCGAGGATTACCGCGGCTCCTACATCATGACCTTCGCCGGCTACAATGCCGGCCGCGGCAGTGTGCGCAAATGGGTCGAGCGTTACGGCGACCCCCGCGATCCGAAGGTCGACGCGGTCGACTGGGTCGAACTGATTCCGTTCTCCGAGACCCGCAACTACGTGCAGCGCATCATGGAGAACCTGCAGGTCTATCGCGCGCGATTCGGCGGCGGCAATCGTCTGCAGATCGACGCCGATCTGCGCCGCGGCGCCGCGGCGGTCGAGTAGCAGCCCACCCGCGCCATCCGCGTTGGGGGATCAGGCCGGCTGCGGCGAGCCCCGGCCTGCGGTTCGGCAGGTTGGTCCGCTTGCGGCACGCCTGCCCCAGCTTTGCCACCGGTTTGCCGCAAGACATCGAGCGCCGCGTCGGCCCTGTCGATCGCCGACGCCGGTAGTTCGGCACCCGCCTTCCGATCGAATCGTCAATGGATTGGCATCAGCCGATTGATGCGCCCGGGCCACACCCGGCCGGCAGCGGGCCCGCCTTCACTGCGCCGATGATTCGCCTTCGCTCCCGCCGACCCAGAGCGCCCCCCGGGGCCCCGGCTCCCGCACCTTCCGCCAAATGCTCATGCCACAACGAAAAACCCCGGCGGTTGCCCGCCGGGGTTTCGTGACCCGTTCCTTGCGGAACGATCAGGATCAGAACACGCGCTGAACGCGGAGGTTGCCGCTCCAGGTGCCGAGGTCCTTGAGCTCGTAGTTCGCGGCCGGCTTGGTCGCGCCCGGAGCCAGGGCCACCAGACCCGAATGGCTCTGGTCGAGGTAGGTGTACATCACTTCGCCCGAGAACGTCAGGTTCTTGACCGGGGTCCAGCGGGTGACGGTGCCGATCTGAGCGATACGGAAGTCCGGGTTACAGGTGAACCCGACAGCCGTGGCGCAGATCTGGGCAGTCGCCGTGCCGTTGTAGTCGATCGAGGTGTACGAACCGAACAGCGAGGTCGACCAGTTGGGGTTCCAGTTGTGGTTGAACGCGCCACGGACGCCCCAGGCATCGGTCTTGGTGATGCCGGTGCCGTTGATGTTGTTGGTGCCCGCGAAGATACCATCGGCCGCACCCGCCAGAGCCAGGCTCTGGTAGCCGACGCCGGAGCTGCCGTACATCGCGAACGAGCTCGGGCTCACGCCGCCGAGCACGTAACGGGTCGCACCGTTCGAGTAGGTCGCCGTGAAGTTGATGCTGTCGCCGGGGCCGGTCGGCAGGTTCTTGAGCGAGATTGCGCCCTGCACCGCGTAGCCCCAAGTGTCGCTCGGATGACCCGAGGTCTCGAGAGCCGGCGTGTAGTAGGAAGCGCGAACCTGGTGGGCCGCAGCCGACACCTGGAACAGACCCCAGGCCTGGTCGACGCGGATCTTACCGACGATGTCGGGGATCTGGGTACCGGCGTAGGAGTTGGTGCCGAACACGCCCGAGGCGAAGCCGGCGTTGGTCAGGCCGGAGGTGTTGTACAGCGCCGACTGCAGGTAGGACGACTGGTCTTCGAGCGAGATCGAGCCCGACACGCCGTTGCCGAATTCCGCAGTGTAGGCGACCTGGTTGATGCCGGTGACGTCGTCGTAGCCGCCGATCAGGAACGAGGTGTTGTTGCCCGGATAACCGGTCCAGGGCGTATCGAACTGCGACACGGCCTTACCGAAGGTGAAGCCGGCGAACTGGATGAAGGCGTAGTAGACGCCGAGCGTACCGCCGGCGACGGCGTCGCCCGTGGTCCAGTTGAAGGTCGCATCGAAGTAGGTGCGAACCACGCCGTATTCAGTGGCGGTGCGGGTGTCGATGTTGATGTCCTGGCGCGAACGGAAGATGGTGTTGTTCGCGAGGCGGTTCTGCTGGCCGGCGTTGCCGTTCCAGGCCGGGGCGTTATAGGCGGCGCCACCGTACATCGTCACGTCGGCGCGCAGATAGCCGCCGAGCTTGATGCAGGTGTCGGTGCCCGGGATGTAGTAGAAGCCGGCGCCGTAGATCGAGCAAACCTTCACGTACTCGACCGCTTTGGCCTTCAACGGAAGATCGGCCGCCTGCGCGCCGCTCATGGCGACGAGAGCCGCCGCGGAGCCAAGGAAAAGGCTCTTAACCATGTTCATGTAAACCTCCAAGTTTGCTCTCTAGGGAAGGTTCCTGACCGCAGGATGCTGTCGCATCCGCAGGGTGGTCCCCTTGTCCCAATCAAACCCGCCTAGCCGCTTCGCGCCTTCGGACACACCCGCTGAACGCGAGGGACTTAAGCGAACCACCTAATCCGGGACGACCTCGGGATGCCCCCCTCCGTCGCAGTCACGAGAATTACCTAACCGTGATGCACACGCAACAAAGGAACGCCTCAGAACGGCTGGAGTCTCGCCGTTTTTGGGGTGGTGTTGCACAAATAACACTTGCGTTTCCACTTTGGAACTCGTTCAAGCTTTTGTTTTTATTGTACTTTTACAAATCTTCATGCAAACTCTCTACCGCCCTGCAGCATTGGCTGGCAACATCCAGATTTGCCGTTGCACGCGGGACGCGGACGGATTCCGGCGGACCACACCCGAAATCGCTGAGAATCGAATCCTGCAACGGGCGAATCTTCCGGCTCGATCGGCGGGATTGCGTCGAGCGGCCGCCGCGGCCACCCGCCGAAACGGAACCGCCGCATTTCCGCGGCGGCCGGACGGCCCAGGTCCGGAAGTTGCGGTTATCAAGCATGGAATCCCGCTTGCGGCCCGCGACCGCGTCGGGCATATCGGGCCAGCCGGAGACGTGGCCGAGTGGCTGAAGGCGGCGGTTTGCTAAACCGTTATAGGGTTGTAAAGCCCTATCGAGGGTTCGAATCCCTCCGTCTCCGCCACTAACCATCTGACCAAAATGAAGATTTTTATTCATAACGGAACGCGGCAACGCGTCCGCGCGATCCGGGCTGCCGGCAATCAGGGCCGCCTGCGGCGCCTGTGATTCTCACCGCGGCCGAGGCGCCTTTGCGGCGAGCGCGCGCGGACGCGCCAGATACTCGACCGTTTCCGGCCGCTCTTTCAGCCAGCCACCCCAGCGATTGAAGATTTTCGCCATCCGCGCGGGCTCGACGCCGAGCTGCTGCATCGCGACGCCGCCATTGACCGATTCACGGTATTCGCTGAACAGGCCGTCTCGCACGACGAAGCGGCTCATGCCGTCGATGACGACGAACCGGCCTTTGAACTGAGGTACCAGCGAGGTGAAGCTCGACAGCGACCAAGCATAACCCATGGTGCCGTCGAACACCGGGTCGAACATCTCCCAGCGATAGTCATCGTCGGCGTCGCGCCGGAACAATTCGACCAGCATGTGGGCGATCTCCTTGCGACCGCGATGCACACCATAGATGTAATCGTAGTAGACGCCATCGTCGGTGAAACAGCGGGCGAAGCGCTCGCCATCGGCTGCCTCCGCTGCGAGCGTCAATTCCGTGAGCAGGCGTCGAAATTCATCGAGGGTCATCCCGGTCTCCACGTTCGAATGCATCGCGCGGCATCGTATCGACGATTTGCAAAGCGCGACACCACCCGTCGCGGCAGCGGGGCTGTCGGAACGATCCGGTCAGAATGCGCCGGCCAATGTCAGCCGCACGGCCAGCGGTTCCGCCGGATGGACGTGGCGGTCGCCGACGCCATCGAGCGGCTCGCCCGGCAGGCGGGAAAGATAGTAGTACTCGATCTGGTTGGTCTTGGCGTTGAACAGGTTCAAGACGTCGAGCTGAAACCGCAGCCCGTTTTCGAAGCGATAGCCCGCACGGGCATTGAAAATCAGTGACGCCAGCGAGCGCTCGCTGCCGTCCTCGATCAGCGGCCGGGGTCCGAAATAGCGGCCTTTCAGCGCGCCGAACCAGCCGGTTTCCCGTCCGAACGTCAGCCCGGTGCTCGCCACCCAGGCGGGCGCGCCGGGAATCAGATCGCCGGCCGGATCGACATCGGTGAAGCGAGCCCGCGTGTAGGCGACGTCGAAATCGAACCCCAGCCACGGCAGCGGCCTGTACTGGCTGGTCCACTCGACGCCGACGCGCCGGCTCGGCCGGCTCGCCTCGGTGGTGCCGGCGTCACCGACGAACAGCAGTTCGGAATCGAAATCGAGCACGAACACCGCCAGCGACGTGGTCAACCCAGGGACCAGGCGATTGCGGACGCCGAGTTCGGCGCCTTTCGAGCGCACCAGCAGCGGCACACGGTCTGCCGGCGTGATCTTGTCGGTCGGATCGACAGTGATGGTCGCACCGCGAATGTCGTTGCTGTGCAGGCCGGTGCCGGCATTGCCGAAGAACTCGGTCGCGAGCCACGGGCCGAGCACGATCCCGACCTTGGGACTGGTCATCGTCGCGGAGGCCGAGCCGGAATTCGCCGGCGTGTCGCTGCGCACGCGGCCGCCGACATAATCTTCGCGGACACCCGCCGTGGTGCGCAGCCAGTCGGTCCAGCGCACCGTGGTGTCGGTCCACAGTCCGAGCGACTGCTCGGTGACGTCGTCGGCGCGCACCGTCGACAGCCAATTGCGTTGCAACGTCTTGGTGAGGCCCAGATCGATACTGTCGGCGCGGCTCTGAAGCCCGACGCGCGTTTCCACCGGTAGCCCTGCGAACCGATAGTCGAAGCGCTGGGTGCCGTTCAGCCCGATCACCATGCGGCGGTCGTACTGGTTGAACTGATCACCGTCGACCGGATCGTCGAGATAGTAAGTGAAATTGTTGTAGAGCTGCATCGACGACCGGATCACATAGGCATTGAGATCGGTCTGGCCGATGTCGCTCGAGCGCGCGAACCGTCCGGACAGGCTGAATCGGCTGGAATTGCCGCCGTCGGTCGGATCGAGCGAGCCGTAGCGGCCGATCACGCCCTGATCGATCGCGCGCTGCGCGACCTGATCGGTCGAGGTCCAGCGGTTGGCATAGGCCATGCCGGTCAGCGAGAAGCCGTCCGTTACCGTGCCCTGGCTGTAGCGCAGCACGCCGTTCAGCTTGCGGACGTTGTCGGGCACGTCCCAGGGGCCGTTATAGGTTTGTGCTTCGAAGGCGGCGAGCACCGTCCCCTCGCCCGCCTTCGTCGAGCCGGTGCCGAGCAGCCGTCGATAGCCGAAGCTGCCCATCGTGACTTCGGCGATGGTCTTCGGCATCGCGCGAAAATAATCGATACCCACGGCGCCTGCCGAACCAAAATCGCCGACATCGGCGAAATAGGGTCCCTTGCGTAGCGTCAGGGCGCTGATCAACTCCGGAATCATGAAATTGATATCGGCATAGCCCTGGCCGTGGCCGTGCGTCGGCATGTTGACCGGCATGCCGTCGACGGTGATCGCCAGATCGGTGCCGTGGTCGAGATTGAAGCCGCGGAGGAAATACTGGTTCGCTTTGCCCTCGCCGGAGTGCTGGGTGACGACCAGCCCGGGCACCGCCTCCAGCACCTCACCGACCCGTGCGACCGGCATCGCGTTGATTTCGGCACCGCTGATCACGCGCGCGCTGGCGGCCTGGTTCTGTGGGGCGCTGAGCGGCGCCGGCCCGGAGCTGGCGGCGGCGAGCGCCGCATCCGCGATCGCGGCTGGCGCCGGTGCGGGCACCCGACGTTCCGGGAATGTCGCGGACGGGCGTACCGGACGTCGTACCGCGCTGCGCGCCACGCGCGGCGGGGCATCGACCGCGATCTGCGGCAAGGTTTCGACCGGCGCCCGGGGTGTTTGCTCCTGCGCCGTTGCCGATGATAAGCCGCTGCTGAAAATCACACAGCCGACCGCGATGCCGCGTCCAGCCATCTGCCGGAGATCAATACCAAGCACGCCCGCCCCCACCGCGTCGCTGCGTGGCTGCAAGACGCGTGCACCCCAAATCTGCTATCGCAGGCGGTCCCGGCAGATCGCCCGAACTGGAAGCGTGGCACGGGCAGTATGACAATGTCAATAAATCTGCATACCAATAGAGGCCTGCGATGCACCGCGTCACCGTCACGCTGGACGACGATCTGATGAAGAAGCTCGACGCCATCATCGAGGCCCGCGGCTACCAGAACCGCTCCGAGGCGATCCGCGATCTGGCGCGGATCGGAATTCAGCAGACCTCGGCGCACGCCAGTGCAGAACACTGCGTCGGGGCGATGGTCTACACCTACGATCATTCCAAGCGCGATCTTCCGCGCAAGCTGACGCAGAGCTTCCACAATCACCACGAGCTGTCGCGCGCGACCATGCACGTGCATCTCGATCACGACCAATGCCTCGAAGTCACCATCCTCGACGGCAAGGCGAACGAGATTCAGCATTTTGCCGATCACATCTTTTCGGAACGCGGCGTGCGCTACGGCCGGCTGGTGACGATCCCCACAAGCGGCGACGGACACGCGCACGACTGACAGGCCCGGGTCGTCAGGCGCCCGAGCGCGAGCCGGCACCGTCGCGGCGATCAGCGCAGCCGCGCGACGCTGTGGCGCAGAGTGAAAAGTCGGAAGCGCACCGAGCGCATTAGCAAAGCCGTAAAGCTCCGGTGGTAGACAGCCGCATATTCATAGCGTGCGAGATTGACATGACGAATTGTCTCAGGGGCTTTTACACGGCGGAATTTGAAACGGCCCGGAAGAAGGCGCACGGGGTCGTCATGTTGCAGGATGGCCAGATCCGCGGCGGAGATTCCAGCTTCGCCTATGTCGGCTCCTATACCCAGGACGGCGCCCGCGTGTTCGGCAATCTGCGCGGCACCCGTCACGCCAACGCCGATCATCCCGATCACTACTCGGTGTTCGGCATCGATCCGGTCGACGTCGATTTCGACGGCGTCGCCAGCGACGGCTACGTCTCGATCGAGGGTTCCGCCCGAGAAACGCCGAGCCTGTCGATGCGCGCGCTCCTCAAGCGCATCGGGGACTAGGCCGCCCAGTATCGGCCTCCGGCGCCCCCGGGCGCCACGATCTGAAGCAGGTCCGCCGTGGTCTCCATCCCCGAAAAGCGCAAATTCCCTCGCGTCGGATTCGATCGCGGCGTCGACGCCTGGATCATGTCGATCGACGGCACATGGCGGCTCGCCTGCAAGATGCTGGACGCCTCCGCCCAAGGCGCACGGCTGATGCCGGCATCGCTGCAAGGATTGAAGGAGAAGGAGTTTTTTCTTCTGCTGTCTTCCACCGGACTCGCTTATCGGCGGTGCGAGGTGGCGTGGGTCAACGGCGACGAGATCGGCGTCAGATTCCTGAAGGTGAAGCGCTGAACAGCCCGCCCGCACCTATCATTTCGGCGGCTCCAGTTCCGGTGACGACAACCATCCCTGAATGTTCGCAGCGGTATCGAGCTCGCGCGCCTGCTTGATCAGGCGCTCGCGTTCGGCAGTCGGCGCGCGCTCCTCGGTCCGCTCGCGCCATTCGCCGGCTCGCTCGGGCGGCCGTTGATGCAGAGGCTTTGGATCGTGAGGCGGTGGTGAATGCATCCTAGGTCTCCCTGTCATGCGCGGCGGCGGGAGCGCAACGCGCGTCGTATCACGATGGCTGCCTGACGTTGCGATGATCAGCATATGGGCCGGATGCCGGGGAATACCAGTGACAATTGAGTGCGGGAGATGCGTCAATCCGCGCGAATTTTACGCGCCGCCGTCGCGTCGGGCGATGGCCAGGAGATGCGGCACCTGATCGTGGATCGCCGCTGTGACATGGCGATCGAGCCGGTCCAGCCAGCGCTTCGGGATCGCGGCCGAACCATAGGTCGCGCCGGCGAGCATCGCCGCGAGTGCCCCGGTGGTGTCGGCATCGCCGCCGTGGTTGACGGTCGCGATCACGCAATCCGCGAACGTCGTCGTGTTGAAGTAGTAGTGCAGCACGGTCTGCATCGTATCGACGACGTAGGCCGACGACTGGCAACGAAACGGCTCGAACCTGAAGCTGCGGTGCGCTTCGACCAGTTCGTCCGCGATCACACGGGCACCAGTTCGCCCCTCGCCCGCGAGCAGTGCCTGCAGCATCCGCACCAGCGCCAGCGCCGCGCCGTCGGACAACGGATGATGATGGGTGATGTGGCCCTGAGCCACGGTCCATGCTGCCGCCTCCTCCGCCGGCCGGCCGAATGTCGCCAACGCCACCGGCAGGATCCGCATCGCGGCGCCGTTGCCAGCGTCGCCTTCGAAATACGGCCCCTCGACGGTGCCGCTGGTGATGTAGCGGCGGATGCCACGGCGGCAGGTGCTGCCGACATCGACCGGGCCGGTTCTGAGCCAGGCGGCGAACTCGTCGCAGACGTCACGCACGTCGAAGCCGCCGCAGCGGATCAGCGAGCGGCCGAGTGCCAGCGCCATGTCGGTGTCGTCGGTCACCTGCCCCGGCTTCAGCCGCAGCCAGCCGCCGCCGATGATCTCCTTGTGAACGCCGTGACGCTCGACGATCTCGGACGGCGTCATGAATTCGACGGTGGCGCCGAGCGCATCGCCGACGGCGAAGCCGAGATAGGCCGCCAGCGCCCGATCCTCGATGCTCGGTTGCGTCATGGCGGTCCTCAGAAATAGCTCGCGGTGACGCGATACGCGCCGCCGATCACCAGATACTCGCTTTCGCCCTTCAAGGGATGCGCGGCGAGCAGCCGGTTGAAGAACAGGATCTTCGGCACCGGCACCCGCACGGTCAGGATGGTGTCGCCGAAACAGTCGGCGACGCTACGGTCCGACGAGAACGACGTCAGATTGTTCAGCCGCATCACCACGTGACGCTTGTCGATCCGCTGTACGATCTGGTGTTCGTCGAATGCGTTGACGCCGCGATAGAGTGTGACGTGGGTGCTGCCGGCGGCGGAAAAATGCGCCAGCGCCCATTGGCAGAATTCGAACAGCAAATCGAGCTGCACGTAGATCGCGTTGTTGTGGAAGCGGCTCGACATCTTCTCTTCGACATAGGTCGTCCATGCCGGGCTCGCGATCCGCCGGATCGCGTCCTTGTGAAACGTCGGAAAAATGCCGAACCGGCTCTCCACCCAGCCCTTCAGCACGGCGCCCTCCGGCCCGTTGCTGTCGAAGCCCCAGCCCTTGATCAGATCGAGAAACGACGAGCGGAAGCGGCTGCGGCCGTCGGCCCTGCGCACCCGTTGCTCCGCATCGATGCCGAACAGCGCGGCCATGTAGCACGAGAACGCCTCGCCAGCGTCGGCGAGATCGGCCGCCTGACCGAGCATCTCGAACAGGCTCGGATTCATCTCGCGTACGCCGGCGATGTGCAGCGGCACCGGCTGGTCGTTGAAGCCGACATCGGTGAGGAAGCCCATCGGCACGCCGACGAGGTTGGTGGAATGACCGATGCCCCCTGTTGAGGTCAATGGTGCCGGCTCTGCCGTTCGCGCCCGCGGGCGCTTCAGTGATATCACACTCCCCGTCTAGCGGAGCCGGCTGCAGCTGCCTATGCGCATCTCGGCTAACCGTCGCACGCCGCCGCCAGGGGCGCGTCCGGTCAGCGCGCCCGGGCCAACGTTTCCGACGGCAATTCTCCGTGTTTCTGGCGATAGTCGTGGGCGAAATGGCCGAGATTGCTGAAGCCGCAGGCGAACGCGACCGAGGTGACCGAGCGCGACGGATCGCCCTGCAGCAGCATTTCGCGGGCCTTGTTGAGCCGCACCGTCTTGGCGAACGCCATCGGCGAATAGCCACGGTGCTTTTGAAACGATTTGAACAGGCTGCGGACCCCGACATTGGTCACGGCGGCGAGATCGTTGATGGTGATCGCCCTGTTCCAAGACGCCGCGATGAACTCCTCCGCGACGCGAACATAGTCCGGCGCGCAGTCCGGCGCATCGCGGTCGAGCTGGTCGCTGAAATTGTGCCGCGCCACGCTGAGCAGCGACACCATCAGCGTATGTTCGAGTTCGCGCAGCATCAGCGGCGGCAGCGGGGCCTGCGCCGGATCGACATGCCGGGCGAGAAACAGGCCGAGATCGCGCAGCGCACGCGCGCCGCAATCGTCGATCCGCACCGATGGCGCGAACACCAGCCGGCCGCGCGGCTTGACACCCAGCATCGCCTCCAGCGTGGCCATCAGCTTTTCATTGGAGAACCGGATGATGAGCTGCTCGTAGTCGGCGCCGAACTCCAGCACCGTCGGCGCCCCCGGCGACGAAACACACCAGCGCGAAGGGTCGACCTCGACACTCGAGCCGCCCGAGGTGGTCCGGCCGGTGCCGCATAACGCGATCTGCAGCCGCGCGAAATCGGTTTCGGAAAACTCCGCGACAGCCTGCGAGGCGTAGCGGCAAAAGCCGAACGCCGTCACGTCGAGCTTGACGAAGCTGCCGAACCCCTCGAACCCCTCGGCCTCCGCCGAGAACGCCCGTGCACCATAGAAATTGATCAGTGCGTGGCGCATTTCCGCGATGTCTGTGGTGTGGACGACCGGGGTCCGATTCAGCGGGTAATCGGGGACGATGGCGCTCGCGGAAGCGTCGGACATGCGGTGAGGACTCCGTCCAGAACCAGTTTTGCCCGGCTGTGACGAGCCAGGCTCGGCGCCAGCCTAGATGTCCGACACCGCTCCCACCGCTCAATACCGAACATCTTCGCTCAACCACCGCGCATATGACAAATTTACAGCAAAGTGTAGCAATAATGCCGCAATATTGACAGACCGCTCCCTCGCGAGAGCCCCGCGCGACACAGATCGAGCGCCAATCCGATGAGCCGCCGACCCGACTGTGGCGCCGGGGACCCGTCTCCGAGCTCTGCCGTCCCGCGATCGCGCGACGCTTCCCCCCGCCGTCGCGCTTTGCTATGCCGC
The DNA window shown above is from Rhodopseudomonas palustris HaA2 and carries:
- a CDS encoding lytic transglycosylase domain-containing protein, producing MLTESHESPAHRGPQRLHSNRSIRRIPHLAALLRASTATLALSIGLSGFSIEAQAASKKVPLPKPRPISRSIVPKTAPATVASIPKPSAPLAIAAPTAPAIDAARPHAAPPMVTRKPATRSAVAATAQTSQADANALENVIEQVRKRKAADATQIADTMSDPLARKLAEWIILRAEYNGASVERYRAFVRANPSWPSQTFFRRRAEAALWDDNRNDDAVLAYFDNERPLSAKGKLALARAMLARGDRRTAEQLVRDAWRNDSMSAALETSAIEMFGALLTPGDHKARMDAFLYGNDNDPGLRAAKRLGAAQFALARARLAVDNKSGQGKALLDAVPSDLHSDPGYMFASIQTLRRDEKIAEAGRLMLTVPRDPNRLHNLDEWWIERRLLARKLIDIGDYRLAYLVARNAATPTREVYKTEHEFTAGWIALRLLKDPATAAQHFARIGTDTTNPTALARAGYWQGRAAEAMGRTQDARAAYSAAAAQSTSYYGQLARAKLGLPQLDLNGAPSSHGRGVERLEVVRAVQLLYAIGEGDVAIPIFADVGENGDTDALLGLSELAARNNDARAMLLVGKAALNRGLPFDHYAYPMVGIPQFKQFGPEVERSIVYAIARQESGFNPAVVSPAQAYGLMQVTPDAAKYVCRRHGCTYDARRLKDDSVYNAALGAAELGGLIEDYRGSYIMTFAGYNAGRGSVRKWVERYGDPRDPKVDAVDWVELIPFSETRNYVQRIMENLQVYRARFGGGNRLQIDADLRRGAAAVE
- a CDS encoding porin, which translates into the protein MNMVKSLFLGSAAALVAMSGAQAADLPLKAKAVEYVKVCSIYGAGFYYIPGTDTCIKLGGYLRADVTMYGGAAYNAPAWNGNAGQQNRLANNTIFRSRQDINIDTRTATEYGVVRTYFDATFNWTTGDAVAGGTLGVYYAFIQFAGFTFGKAVSQFDTPWTGYPGNNTSFLIGGYDDVTGINQVAYTAEFGNGVSGSISLEDQSSYLQSALYNTSGLTNAGFASGVFGTNSYAGTQIPDIVGKIRVDQAWGLFQVSAAAHQVRASYYTPALETSGHPSDTWGYAVQGAISLKNLPTGPGDSINFTATYSNGATRYVLGGVSPSSFAMYGSSGVGYQSLALAGAADGIFAGTNNINGTGITKTDAWGVRGAFNHNWNPNWSTSLFGSYTSIDYNGTATAQICATAVGFTCNPDFRIAQIGTVTRWTPVKNLTFSGEVMYTYLDQSHSGLVALAPGATKPAANYELKDLGTWSGNLRVQRVF
- a CDS encoding nuclear transport factor 2 family protein, with the translated sequence MTLDEFRRLLTELTLAAEAADGERFARCFTDDGVYYDYIYGVHRGRKEIAHMLVELFRRDADDDYRWEMFDPVFDGTMGYAWSLSSFTSLVPQFKGRFVVIDGMSRFVVRDGLFSEYRESVNGGVAMQQLGVEPARMAKIFNRWGGWLKERPETVEYLARPRALAAKAPRPR
- a CDS encoding TonB-dependent receptor, encoding MAGRGIAVGCVIFSSGLSSATAQEQTPRAPVETLPQIAVDAPPRVARSAVRRPVRPSATFPERRVPAPAPAAIADAALAAASSGPAPLSAPQNQAASARVISGAEINAMPVARVGEVLEAVPGLVVTQHSGEGKANQYFLRGFNLDHGTDLAITVDGMPVNMPTHGHGQGYADINFMIPELISALTLRKGPYFADVGDFGSAGAVGIDYFRAMPKTIAEVTMGSFGYRRLLGTGSTKAGEGTVLAAFEAQTYNGPWDVPDNVRKLNGVLRYSQGTVTDGFSLTGMAYANRWTSTDQVAQRAIDQGVIGRYGSLDPTDGGNSSRFSLSGRFARSSDIGQTDLNAYVIRSSMQLYNNFTYYLDDPVDGDQFNQYDRRMVIGLNGTQRFDYRFAGLPVETRVGLQSRADSIDLGLTKTLQRNWLSTVRADDVTEQSLGLWTDTTVRWTDWLRTTAGVREDYVGGRVRSDTPANSGSASATMTSPKVGIVLGPWLATEFFGNAGTGLHSNDIRGATITVDPTDKITPADRVPLLVRSKGAELGVRNRLVPGLTTSLAVFVLDFDSELLFVGDAGTTEASRPSRRVGVEWTSQYRPLPWLGFDFDVAYTRARFTDVDPAGDLIPGAPAWVASTGLTFGRETGWFGALKGRYFGPRPLIEDGSERSLASLIFNARAGYRFENGLRFQLDVLNLFNAKTNQIEYYYLSRLPGEPLDGVGDRHVHPAEPLAVRLTLAGAF
- the nikR gene encoding nickel-responsive transcriptional regulator NikR, which codes for MHRVTVTLDDDLMKKLDAIIEARGYQNRSEAIRDLARIGIQQTSAHASAEHCVGAMVYTYDHSKRDLPRKLTQSFHNHHELSRATMHVHLDHDQCLEVTILDGKANEIQHFADHIFSERGVRYGRLVTIPTSGDGHAHD
- a CDS encoding PilZ domain-containing protein; this translates as MPEKRKFPRVGFDRGVDAWIMSIDGTWRLACKMLDASAQGARLMPASLQGLKEKEFFLLLSSTGLAYRRCEVAWVNGDEIGVRFLKVKR
- the draG gene encoding ADP-ribosyl-[dinitrogen reductase] hydrolase; the encoded protein is MTQPSIEDRALAAYLGFAVGDALGATVEFMTPSEIVERHGVHKEIIGGGWLRLKPGQVTDDTDMALALGRSLIRCGGFDVRDVCDEFAAWLRTGPVDVGSTCRRGIRRYITSGTVEGPYFEGDAGNGAAMRILPVALATFGRPAEEAAAWTVAQGHITHHHPLSDGAALALVRMLQALLAGEGRTGARVIADELVEAHRSFRFEPFRCQSSAYVVDTMQTVLHYYFNTTTFADCVIATVNHGGDADTTGALAAMLAGATYGSAAIPKRWLDRLDRHVTAAIHDQVPHLLAIARRDGGA
- a CDS encoding NAD(+)--dinitrogen-reductase ADP-D-ribosyltransferase, producing MGFLTDVGFNDQPVPLHIAGVREMNPSLFEMLGQAADLADAGEAFSCYMAALFGIDAEQRVRRADGRSRFRSSFLDLIKGWGFDSNGPEGAVLKGWVESRFGIFPTFHKDAIRRIASPAWTTYVEEKMSSRFHNNAIYVQLDLLFEFCQWALAHFSAAGSTHVTLYRGVNAFDEHQIVQRIDKRHVVMRLNNLTSFSSDRSVADCFGDTILTVRVPVPKILFFNRLLAAHPLKGESEYLVIGGAYRVTASYF
- a CDS encoding AraC family transcriptional regulator codes for the protein MSDASASAIVPDYPLNRTPVVHTTDIAEMRHALINFYGARAFSAEAEGFEGFGSFVKLDVTAFGFCRYASQAVAEFSETDFARLQIALCGTGRTTSGGSSVEVDPSRWCVSSPGAPTVLEFGADYEQLIIRFSNEKLMATLEAMLGVKPRGRLVFAPSVRIDDCGARALRDLGLFLARHVDPAQAPLPPLMLRELEHTLMVSLLSVARHNFSDQLDRDAPDCAPDYVRVAEEFIAASWNRAITINDLAAVTNVGVRSLFKSFQKHRGYSPMAFAKTVRLNKAREMLLQGDPSRSVTSVAFACGFSNLGHFAHDYRQKHGELPSETLARAR